A window of Terriglobia bacterium contains these coding sequences:
- a CDS encoding acyl-CoA dehydrogenase family protein yields LTYAAESLSYRTGGLIDQMLEGVDPGTSEANGQILAALREYAVECSILKVVGTETLDWIVDEAVQIFGGYGFSSEYEVERAYRDQRVNRIFEGTNEINRLLITDMLLKRSMKGELGLIPAAQKLMDQILGTPSGEAWEGEGPLGDAAAILEGARKAALLVAGSAVQKYMQALAEEQEVVGVISNLVMEVYAMESALLRTRKKIGKTSVDSCRAEIDATTIFAHEAADRVEVEAKRALGRIAEGDALRAQLAVLRRFLRRTPPDVIGLKRLLAIRALELGRYPFA; encoded by the coding sequence CCCTTACCTACGCGGCAGAAAGCCTGTCGTACCGGACGGGCGGCCTGATCGACCAGATGCTCGAGGGGGTCGATCCGGGCACATCTGAGGCGAACGGGCAGATTCTTGCGGCGCTTCGGGAATACGCCGTCGAGTGTTCAATCCTCAAGGTGGTGGGAACAGAAACCCTCGATTGGATTGTTGACGAGGCCGTGCAGATTTTTGGCGGCTATGGCTTTTCCAGCGAGTATGAAGTAGAGCGCGCGTATCGCGACCAGCGCGTGAACCGTATCTTCGAGGGAACCAATGAGATTAATCGCCTGCTGATCACCGATATGCTTTTAAAGCGTTCGATGAAGGGCGAACTCGGATTGATTCCCGCAGCGCAGAAACTCATGGACCAGATTCTCGGCACGCCTTCAGGCGAGGCTTGGGAGGGCGAAGGACCTCTCGGCGACGCTGCAGCGATTCTGGAAGGCGCAAGGAAAGCGGCCTTGCTGGTTGCCGGAAGCGCCGTGCAGAAATATATGCAGGCGCTGGCGGAAGAGCAGGAAGTGGTTGGCGTGATCAGTAATCTGGTGATGGAAGTTTACGCGATGGAAAGCGCGCTCCTGCGAACCCGCAAGAAGATCGGCAAAACCTCCGTTGACTCGTGCCGGGCGGAAATCGATGCTACGACAATTTTTGCCCATGAAGCAGCGGACCGCGTTGAAGTGGAAGCAAAGCGCGCTTTGGGCAGAATTGCTGAAGGTGATGCGTTGCGCGCTCAACTTGCGGTCCTCCGGCGTTTCTTGCGGCGTACGCCGCCGGACGTGATCGGACTGAAGCGGCTTTTGGCAATCCGGGCCCTCGAACTCGGCCGCTATCCCTTCGCTTAA
- a CDS encoding ACT domain-containing protein, whose protein sequence is MSKAKQISIWIDGSAGQIARVARALARAKVDITAFTSYASGNEIPIRLLVNSPTRARKVLRDLDLRVTEEDVLRLTLTDRPGLLAEIAERLAEANININHGYTTVAKGAKQSDLVLAVSDVAGAVKALKGL, encoded by the coding sequence ATGAGCAAGGCAAAGCAAATCTCCATCTGGATTGACGGTTCCGCCGGACAAATCGCCCGCGTAGCCCGAGCGCTGGCCAGGGCGAAAGTCGATATCACCGCCTTCACGTCCTACGCCAGCGGCAACGAAATTCCCATTCGCCTGCTTGTCAACAGTCCCACCCGTGCCAGAAAGGTACTGCGCGATCTGGACTTGCGCGTCACGGAAGAGGATGTTCTCAGGCTCACTTTGACAGATCGGCCCGGTCTCCTCGCAGAAATCGCGGAGCGCCTTGCCGAGGCGAACATCAATATCAACCATGGCTATACGACGGTTGCGAAAGGGGCAAAGCAGTCTGACCTGGTGCTTGCCGTTTCTGACGTCGCCGGCGCTGTCAAAGCCCTGAAAGGCCTGTAA
- the rbsK gene encoding ribokinase, translated as MKAVEDVRVVVVGSSNFDVVVNAERPPREGENILATNLKFFPGGKGANQAVAVKRLGAQVTFVGAVGKDIIGDFLIGHLEASGIDTHWVRREAERSSGCAFISICPSGNNSIVVDPGANRTLTPKNIEDAHEALAGADAVLTVLEVPMETVEAVLRAGRKAGKLTVLDAGPPRQCSAEILKLADIVSPNETELEALSRETVSGRESVEKAARKLLQLGAEKVVVKMGGDGSMLVIAGKATHFPASEIKVVDPTAAGDAFTAALTVRLAMGEKIDDAMRYANLAGALAVTRLGALPSLPTREEVDAFAAGKEPA; from the coding sequence TTGAAGGCGGTTGAAGATGTTCGAGTCGTGGTGGTGGGCAGCAGCAACTTTGACGTGGTGGTCAACGCCGAAAGGCCTCCCCGCGAGGGAGAGAACATACTGGCGACGAACCTGAAATTCTTCCCGGGCGGCAAGGGCGCCAACCAGGCGGTCGCCGTCAAGCGACTGGGCGCGCAGGTGACGTTTGTCGGCGCCGTGGGCAAGGACATCATCGGTGATTTCCTCATTGGCCATCTCGAGGCCAGTGGAATTGATACCCACTGGGTGCGCCGTGAAGCCGAGCGCTCATCGGGATGCGCCTTCATCAGCATCTGTCCCAGCGGGAACAATTCGATCGTGGTTGATCCCGGCGCCAACCGCACCTTGACGCCGAAAAACATCGAGGACGCGCACGAGGCGCTTGCCGGAGCCGACGCCGTCCTTACCGTCCTGGAGGTTCCCATGGAAACGGTGGAAGCGGTGTTACGGGCGGGGCGTAAAGCAGGCAAGCTGACGGTGTTGGATGCAGGTCCGCCGCGCCAGTGTTCAGCGGAGATTCTGAAGCTTGCCGACATTGTTTCCCCCAATGAGACGGAACTTGAAGCGCTCAGCAGGGAAACGGTTAGCGGGCGCGAATCCGTCGAAAAAGCGGCGCGGAAGCTGCTCCAACTGGGCGCGGAAAAGGTTGTGGTGAAGATGGGCGGCGACGGCTCGATGCTGGTTATCGCCGGCAAGGCAACTCACTTCCCAGCTTCAGAGATAAAGGTTGTGGACCCAACCGCAGCAGGCGATGCGTTTACGGCGGCCCTCACCGTGAGGCTTGCCATGGGCGAGAAGATCGACGATGCAATGCGCTACGCAAACCTGGCCGGAGCGTTGGCTGTGACCCGGCTGGGTGCTCTTCCCTCACTGCCGACGCGCGAAGAAGTGGATGCTTTCGCTGCTGGAAAGGAGCCAGCGTAG
- a CDS encoding DUF4380 domain-containing protein — protein sequence MASTVPSFEAKLETTEFHGWKAYRLTNGIVTLYVTPEIGGRAIQLELGDQSYFFVNKQFEGKVLPESQNNLKSGWANYGGDKVWPAPEGWMNDNEWPSIPYYILDGSPFKSEVVKDTTEEVAVRVTSPPDQRSGVQFIRTYHVYAGTTRVQVDQVMRNISLRRIRWGIWHLIQNDAADASDPSKPNPELYVYIPLNPHSMFPGGYYHPYGDARNPSYQAIDNGQMLRVHYEYRVGKVAADSNAGWYAVVNGQKNACLVETFKHFPSQEYPDNASVESWNDGPGHISRGPFFQTLPDDPKQTPYFLETEVISPYATLDPGQEYEFTVHWAPTRLPNPVVKTVWVGAISQPLSGEVTGNQVNLKGVFGVFVPGTAEAVFYSAMGEEISHQNLQAVDPREVVRLDKTVPLPADAFRVSVRVVDAQGRNHGFLGNVILRKDN from the coding sequence ATGGCGTCAACGGTCCCCTCGTTTGAGGCAAAACTCGAAACCACCGAATTCCATGGCTGGAAAGCATACCGCCTGACCAACGGCATCGTCACCCTCTACGTGACGCCGGAAATCGGCGGCCGCGCTATTCAACTGGAACTGGGCGATCAGAGCTACTTTTTCGTGAACAAGCAGTTTGAGGGGAAGGTCCTGCCAGAAAGCCAGAACAATTTGAAATCAGGATGGGCCAACTACGGCGGCGATAAAGTGTGGCCGGCGCCGGAAGGCTGGATGAATGATAACGAGTGGCCCAGCATCCCTTATTACATCCTCGATGGCAGCCCTTTTAAATCCGAAGTGGTGAAGGACACGACCGAGGAAGTGGCCGTCCGCGTAACCAGCCCGCCCGATCAGCGGAGCGGAGTCCAGTTCATCCGCACGTACCACGTCTATGCAGGCACGACGCGCGTCCAGGTGGACCAGGTGATGCGCAACATCAGCCTGCGGCGAATCCGCTGGGGCATCTGGCACCTGATCCAGAACGATGCCGCAGACGCAAGCGACCCGTCCAAGCCCAACCCTGAGCTTTACGTATATATACCGCTGAACCCGCACAGCATGTTCCCGGGAGGCTATTATCATCCGTACGGCGATGCGCGCAATCCGAGTTACCAGGCAATCGATAACGGCCAGATGTTGCGCGTCCATTATGAATACCGCGTGGGCAAAGTGGCGGCGGATTCCAACGCCGGCTGGTACGCCGTGGTGAACGGCCAGAAGAACGCCTGCCTGGTGGAAACGTTCAAGCATTTCCCCAGCCAGGAGTATCCCGACAATGCTTCCGTCGAGTCGTGGAACGACGGCCCCGGGCACATCTCTCGCGGCCCGTTTTTCCAGACCCTGCCGGACGACCCGAAGCAGACTCCCTATTTCCTGGAAACCGAGGTGATCAGCCCTTATGCCACCCTCGACCCGGGCCAGGAATACGAGTTCACAGTGCATTGGGCGCCGACGCGGCTGCCCAATCCAGTAGTGAAAACCGTCTGGGTCGGCGCCATCAGCCAGCCGCTCTCCGGCGAAGTTACGGGCAACCAGGTGAATTTGAAGGGAGTGTTCGGAGTTTTTGTTCCCGGGACAGCGGAAGCGGTATTCTATAGCGCCATGGGTGAGGAGATCAGCCACCAGAACCTGCAAGCCGTCGATCCCCGCGAAGTGGTTCGGCTGGACAAAACGGTACCGCTTCCGGCTGATGCCTTCAGGGTAAGCGTTCGCGTGGTCGATGCGCAGGGACGGAACCACGGGTTTCTTGGGAATGTAATCCTGAGGAAAGATAACTGA
- the xylB gene encoding xylulokinase: MGIDIGTTGTRAVIVRPDGTVVGAATGDHQPMRMEKPGWAEQEPEDWWEATTVAVQGALAEAELKGSDIKAVGLSGQMHGVVLLDRANAVLRPSLIWCDQRSQPQCDWITAQVGSERLIQLVSNPALTGFSAPKLLWIRDHEPAIFDRAAHFLLPKDFVRYRLTGEFATDVSDASGTLLFDVSKRRWSQEILAALQLDSGLLPTAYESPEITGAVTREAALLTGLVAGTPVVGGAGDQAASAVGNGIVLPGLTSSTLGSSGVMFAYTGAPKLDPAGRIHTFCHAVPGKWHVMGVTQGAGLSLRWFRDHFGTVESWYAGETGSDVYELLIKEAEHVPPGSGGVLFLPYLMGERTPHLDPEARGMWFGLTASHTRGHLIRAILEGVAFSLRDSLEIFNELDIPVDQIRASGGGSRSFTWRQIQADVYSKELVTLKTSEGSAFGAALLAGAGAKVYSSVEESAREAIQVSECLYPRATNSAVYDRHYDVYRKLYPAVRELAHRLSALATGPALKR, encoded by the coding sequence ATGGGAATTGACATTGGCACGACGGGGACGCGGGCGGTGATTGTCCGTCCGGATGGCACGGTTGTGGGCGCCGCCACCGGCGACCATCAGCCGATGCGCATGGAGAAGCCCGGCTGGGCTGAGCAGGAACCCGAAGACTGGTGGGAAGCAACTACCGTTGCAGTCCAGGGAGCTCTGGCTGAAGCGGAGCTGAAGGGATCGGACATCAAGGCGGTGGGGCTTTCAGGACAGATGCACGGCGTGGTGCTGCTCGACCGCGCGAATGCCGTGCTGAGGCCGTCGCTGATCTGGTGCGACCAGCGCAGCCAGCCGCAATGCGACTGGATCACGGCCCAGGTCGGCTCCGAGCGGCTGATTCAGTTGGTTTCGAACCCCGCGCTCACCGGCTTTTCAGCGCCCAAGCTGCTCTGGATTCGCGACCATGAGCCTGCCATTTTTGACCGGGCCGCGCACTTCCTGCTGCCCAAAGATTTTGTCCGCTACCGGCTGACCGGCGAATTTGCCACCGACGTTTCCGACGCTTCCGGGACATTGCTGTTTGACGTCTCGAAGCGCCGCTGGTCTCAGGAAATCCTTGCGGCGCTCCAACTGGATTCCGGACTCCTGCCCACGGCCTACGAATCGCCGGAAATCACCGGCGCCGTCACGCGCGAAGCCGCACTGCTCACCGGGCTGGTTGCCGGCACGCCGGTGGTGGGCGGCGCCGGAGACCAGGCCGCGAGCGCCGTGGGCAATGGCATTGTACTGCCGGGCCTGACATCGAGCACGCTGGGAAGTTCCGGTGTGATGTTTGCCTACACAGGCGCTCCCAAGCTTGACCCTGCCGGTCGCATCCACACCTTCTGCCACGCTGTTCCCGGCAAGTGGCACGTGATGGGTGTGACGCAAGGCGCCGGGCTTTCGCTGCGCTGGTTCCGCGACCACTTCGGCACGGTAGAAAGCTGGTACGCGGGCGAGACGGGCTCCGACGTGTATGAACTGCTCATCAAGGAGGCCGAGCACGTTCCTCCCGGGTCCGGCGGCGTCCTGTTTTTGCCTTACCTGATGGGCGAGCGCACGCCGCATCTTGATCCCGAAGCCCGTGGAATGTGGTTCGGCCTGACAGCGTCCCACACGCGCGGGCATCTCATCCGCGCCATTCTTGAAGGCGTCGCCTTCAGCCTGCGCGATTCGCTCGAAATCTTCAACGAACTTGATATACCCGTGGACCAGATCCGGGCCTCGGGCGGCGGTTCGCGCAGCTTCACCTGGCGGCAAATCCAGGCGGATGTTTACAGCAAAGAACTGGTGACGCTGAAGACATCCGAAGGCTCTGCGTTTGGCGCGGCGCTTTTGGCGGGCGCCGGCGCGAAGGTGTATTCGTCGGTGGAGGAATCCGCGCGCGAAGCCATCCAGGTGAGTGAATGCCTTTATCCGCGTGCCACGAACAGCGCTGTTTACGATCGCCATTACGACGTTTACCGGAAGCTTTACCCGGCGGTGCGCGAGCTGGCACACCGGCTGTCGGCGCTGGCTACCGGGCCCGCTCTGAAGCGATAA
- a CDS encoding Gfo/Idh/MocA family oxidoreductase codes for MTDINIALIGYKFMGKAHSNAYRQVSHFFPGKLTPRLKVICGRDRAGLDAAARQFGWEETDTDWRRVVARKDIDVVDVSSPGYLHAQMAIAAAQAGKHVICEKPLANNVADAKKMLQAVERAGVKHMIMHNYRKIPAVCLAKQMIEDGRIGDIYHYHGAYLQDWIMDPDFPLVWRLEKKFAGSGALGDIGSHAIDFARFLNGEFVSLTSQMTTFIKERPLAGSGATTWGAKGSKGKGKVTVDDDTNFLARFRNQSVGVFESSRFCGGRRNYNTFQLYGSKGSLAFNLERMNELEIYDSTDKPGDQGFKTINVTEAVHPYVGAWWPSGHIIGYEHTFVHAVHDFLTALQKDKMPSPNFADGVKNQTVMEAIEKSAKSGKWEKVR; via the coding sequence ATGACCGACATCAACATCGCACTCATCGGATACAAGTTCATGGGCAAGGCGCATTCCAACGCCTACCGGCAGGTCAGCCACTTTTTCCCCGGCAAGCTGACGCCGCGGCTGAAGGTGATCTGCGGCCGCGATCGTGCAGGGTTGGACGCAGCAGCGCGCCAGTTCGGATGGGAGGAGACTGACACTGACTGGCGCCGTGTGGTGGCGAGGAAAGACATCGACGTTGTTGACGTTTCGAGCCCCGGTTATCTGCACGCCCAAATGGCCATTGCGGCGGCCCAGGCGGGCAAGCACGTCATCTGCGAGAAGCCGCTGGCCAACAATGTTGCCGATGCCAAAAAGATGCTTCAGGCGGTTGAACGCGCGGGCGTGAAGCACATGATCATGCACAATTACCGCAAGATTCCCGCCGTCTGCCTCGCCAAGCAGATGATCGAGGACGGCCGCATCGGCGACATCTACCACTACCACGGCGCTTACCTCCAGGACTGGATCATGGACCCTGATTTTCCGCTGGTCTGGCGGCTGGAAAAGAAGTTTGCCGGCAGCGGCGCGCTGGGCGACATCGGTTCGCACGCCATCGATTTTGCGCGCTTCCTCAATGGCGAATTCGTCTCGCTCACATCCCAGATGACCACCTTTATCAAGGAGCGGCCGCTCGCGGGCAGCGGCGCAACCACCTGGGGCGCAAAGGGCAGCAAGGGCAAAGGCAAAGTCACCGTGGACGACGACACCAATTTTCTGGCGCGCTTTCGCAACCAGAGCGTAGGCGTCTTTGAATCATCCCGATTCTGCGGAGGCCGGCGGAATTACAACACCTTCCAGCTCTACGGAAGCAAGGGCAGTCTGGCCTTCAACCTGGAACGCATGAACGAACTCGAGATCTATGATTCGACAGATAAGCCCGGCGATCAGGGCTTCAAGACCATTAATGTCACGGAGGCTGTGCATCCTTACGTCGGCGCCTGGTGGCCTTCCGGGCACATCATCGGCTACGAGCATACCTTCGTTCACGCAGTCCACGATTTCCTCACTGCGCTGCAGAAAGATAAAATGCCGTCCCCGAATTTTGCGGATGGTGTCAAGAATCAGACGGTCATGGAAGCGATCGAAAAATCAGCCAAGTCGGGGAAGTGGGAGAAGGTTCGTTGA
- a CDS encoding four helix bundle protein encodes MVQTAEKSRVASYRDLQVWQKGLELAKVIYAITKPFPTEEKFGLVSQMRRAAISVPSNIAEGQARKSTAKFIHFISTAEGSLAELDTQLTLCSDLGFCSAANGEEAFGLISELKKMLNALRRRLSRAD; translated from the coding sequence ATGGTTCAGACTGCGGAAAAGTCCAGGGTTGCGAGTTACAGAGACCTCCAAGTCTGGCAGAAAGGTCTGGAATTGGCGAAGGTCATATACGCTATTACCAAGCCGTTTCCGACAGAGGAGAAATTTGGGTTAGTTTCGCAGATGAGGCGAGCAGCAATTTCGGTTCCTTCTAACATTGCGGAGGGGCAGGCGCGCAAAAGTACTGCAAAGTTCATCCATTTCATTTCTACTGCCGAGGGGTCGTTGGCTGAATTGGACACCCAGTTGACGTTGTGTTCCGATCTCGGTTTCTGCTCGGCAGCCAATGGGGAAGAGGCGTTCGGGCTGATTTCCGAACTGAAGAAAATGTTAAACGCTCTTCGTCGAAGGCTGTCGAGGGCGGACTGA
- a CDS encoding sugar phosphate isomerase/epimerase, with amino-acid sequence MKVGLFTVLFSNLNLQEVIDKIKPLGISTIELGTGNYPGNAHLNLDLLNTPAKIKEFKQKLDDQGITISALSCHGNPLHPVKKTADSAAEVSRKTILMAEKLGVTRVIDFSGCPGDSDNSKYPNWITCAWPPDYLEMLKWQWEKKVIPYWKKRAKFAADHGVRIAIEMHPGFVAYSPESMLRLREAAGPAIGCNFDPSHMFWQGIDPCAAIRKLGDAVFHVHAKDTRMYEVNYKVNGVLDTKSYTDEKNRSWLFRTVGFGHGRDFWGDFVSTLQMIGYNDVLSIEHEDSLMSVDEGLAKAAAFLNEIVIKEKLTGAWWV; translated from the coding sequence ATGAAAGTCGGTCTATTCACCGTCCTGTTTTCGAACCTGAACCTGCAGGAAGTCATCGACAAGATCAAGCCGCTGGGAATCAGCACCATCGAGCTTGGCACCGGGAACTACCCTGGCAACGCGCACCTTAACCTCGATCTGCTGAACACGCCTGCCAAAATCAAGGAATTCAAGCAGAAACTCGATGACCAGGGCATCACCATCAGTGCCCTCAGTTGCCACGGCAACCCGCTGCATCCGGTCAAGAAGACCGCCGACTCCGCCGCGGAGGTCAGCCGCAAAACCATCCTGATGGCTGAAAAGCTTGGGGTGACGCGCGTCATCGACTTTTCAGGCTGCCCGGGAGATTCCGACAACTCGAAGTATCCCAACTGGATCACCTGCGCCTGGCCGCCTGATTATCTGGAAATGCTGAAGTGGCAGTGGGAAAAGAAGGTGATTCCTTACTGGAAGAAGCGGGCGAAGTTTGCCGCCGACCACGGCGTCCGCATCGCCATCGAGATGCATCCGGGTTTTGTGGCCTATTCGCCGGAATCCATGCTGCGGCTGCGCGAGGCAGCAGGGCCGGCTATCGGCTGCAATTTTGATCCCAGCCACATGTTCTGGCAGGGGATTGACCCCTGCGCCGCCATCCGGAAGCTGGGCGATGCGGTCTTTCACGTTCACGCCAAAGACACCCGGATGTACGAGGTGAACTACAAGGTAAACGGAGTGCTCGACACCAAGTCATACACGGACGAGAAGAACCGCTCCTGGCTGTTTCGCACCGTCGGCTTCGGCCACGGACGCGATTTCTGGGGCGACTTCGTTTCGACGCTCCAGATGATCGGCTACAACGACGTTCTCTCCATCGAGCATGAAGACAGCCTGATGTCCGTGGATGAAGGCCTCGCAAAAGCCGCCGCCTTCCTGAACGAAATCGTCATCAAGGAAAAGCTGACCGGGGCGTGGTGGGTGTGA